A window of the Anoplolepis gracilipes chromosome 11, ASM4749672v1, whole genome shotgun sequence genome harbors these coding sequences:
- the LOC140671153 gene encoding uncharacterized protein → MYYVERSSGGPSRSVNNYVPNRYETPLFENKCDNISLKRRAIRILSILGILGTPSYVEIVIGDHQGKELVLSLETWKRLYEQRRNIHDLLRKDSKDTYNFISVGPLTVRVHTINDTKLISLESLNVRMMMIEPTLHRMFDLDQCIDVTFDRLVRIIETVDTKFTQFSNIASTITDNKKVSNVICASDAFNKHQLVDCELVALVFSHNM, encoded by the exons atgtaCTACGTCGAAAGAAGCAGTGGCGGCCCCAGCAGAAGcgtgaataattacgtaccgaatcgttatgaaactccattgtttgagaacaaatgtgacaa cattTCGTTGAAGCGTCGAGCGATTCGTATACTAAGTATTCTGGGTATACTGGGTACACCGAGTTACGTGGAAATTGTCATAGGAGATCATCAAGGAAAGGAACTGGtattatctctcgaaacgTGGAAGAGACTCTACGAGCAACGTCGCAATATTCACGATTTACTGCGAAAGGACTCTAaagatacctataattttataagtgttGGACCGCTAACAGTGCGAGTTCATACAATTAACGATACTAAACTTATAAGTCTCGAATCTTTAAACGtacgcatgatgatgattgaaccGACGTTACACCGTATGTTTGATCTCGATCAATGCATCGATGTAACCTTTGATCGATTGGTTAGAATCATCGAGACAGTCGATACTAAGTTTACACAATTCTCCAATATCGCGTCCACTAtaacggataataaaaaagtgtcaaatgtaatatgcgccagcgacgccttcaataaacatcaactcgtcgattgcgaactggtagctttagtttttagtcacaatatgtaa
- the LOC140671379 gene encoding uncharacterized protein — translation MENVQQKERDLLERSHQVTTLGEYFGWLQHCEEFIEELEERNRVKRPRLSIGNRQSLVTRIARLEGAKTRLQRQFIPSGGDYSSENNSERLIWREIDTAFESRILTGAVINYNHIEPRQFLEDASDIVLEHVRDVMQKHNSVKVNTVFNGEFVAGDKHANKSINTRNCELLHTSDLREWYERRVVEPILASLEEFQERDSGWALSRILNLTVNINKYNPMRAGCYVQLSRKIIMKRAVVNVQSKDNACFAWAVVAALYPAERCIHRQSSYPHYTTVLNFQDIEFPVTLNQIKKFEIYNDISINVYSFENENIVPIHLTEQKRDKHVNLLYVQDAQDIGHFAWIKNLSRLVSMQLSKHKTKKYICDRYVYLIKLSKNI, via the coding sequence atgGAAAACGTGCAACAGAAAGAACGCGACTTGTTGGAGCGTTCCCACCAAGTCACCACATTgggtgaatattttggatggctgcagcattgcgaggagtttatcgaagagcttgaagaacgcaaccgtgtcaagcgtccgcgactctcaataggaaatagacaatctttggtgacaagaattgcgcgactcgagggtgcaaaaactcgattgcAGAGACAGTTTATACCCAGTGGTGGTGATTATAGTAGTGAAAATAACTCGGAGAGACTCATATGGCGAGAGATTGATACGGCGTTTGAGAGCCGCATCTTGActggtgcggttataaattataatcacatcgaacctcgtcaatttttggaagatgcgagtgacattgtgctcgagcacgtgcgagacgttatgcaaaaacataacagtgtgaaagtgaatacagtgtttaacggcgagtttgtggcgggcgataagcatgccaataaatcaatcaatacgagaaactgtgaactcttacatacatccgatttacgtgagtggtatgagcggcgagtcgtcgagccaatccttgcatcgctcgaagaatttcaggaacgcgatagcggatgggcattatcgcgtatactaaatttgactgtaaatataaataaatataatcctatgcgcgccggatgttacgtgcaattatcgcgaaagataataatgaaacgagcagtggttaatgtgcaatctaaagacaatgcatgttttgcgtgggcggtagtggctgctctgtatccagCTGAAAGATGCATACACCGACAATCATCGTACccgcattatacaacagtactaaatttccaagatattgagtttccagtcactcttaatcaaattaaaaaatttgaaatttataatgacatttcaattaacgtgtacagttttgaaaacgaaaacattgtccctattcaccttacggagcaaaagagagacaagcacgtcaacttgctctacgtgcaagatgcgcaagatatcggacattttgcatggatcaagaatctatctagacttgttagtatgcaactcagcaaacacaagactaaaaaatatatctgcgatcggtatgtatatttaataaaactgtctaaaaatatttaa
- the LOC140671142 gene encoding very long chain fatty acid elongase 7-like isoform X1 — protein MIDFIRQLFDYTEILNNIEVIDTWPLMGSPGPMLCIISTYLIFVLKVGPKIMEKRPAFQLKTVMIFYNAFQVLFNSWLTYLIFSFIIEYKHLLFPYACNFHSLHDAEAKRAQLELLQGGYWYFFAKVIELLDTVFFVLRKKQYQVTFFHVYHHTIMATFSWCYLKLSPGEQGIIIGFLSSTGHIILYSYYFMAALGFKYKKYLLWNKYMTLIQLLQFALILVYLMLTLAMNCQSSKILTYFFAMNVIIFIYLFSNFYIKVYKTKAQ, from the exons ATGATTGATTTTATACGACAGCTGTTCGATTATactgaaattttaaacaatattgaaG TAATAGACACCTGGCCTTTAATGGGGTCTCCGGGTCCTATGTTATGTATTATCAGCACATATTTGATATTCGTATTGAAGGTTGGAccaaaaataatggaaaagaGACCAGCTTTTCAGCTGAAAACcgttatgattttttataacgcGTTTCAAGTGCTCTTCAATAGCTGGTTAACATATTTG atatttagttttattattgaatataaacatTTGCTCTTTCCTTATGCATGCAATTTTCATTCATTACATGATGCAGAAGCCAAACGTGCACAATTAGAG TTATTACAAGGTGGATATTGGTATTTCTTCGCAAAAGTAATCGAACTTCTGGACACg GTATTCTTCGTTCTGAGGAAGAAACAATACCAAGTaactttttttcatgtttatcACCACACCATAATGGCCACTTTCTCATGGTGCTACTTGAAATTATCACCTGGCGAACAAGGTATTATTATAGGTTTCTTAAGTTCCACAGGccacattatattatacagttattattttatggcGGCACTTGGCTTCAAGTACAAAAAATACCTCTTGTGGAACAAATATATGACCTTGATTCAACTG ctACAATTTGCACTAATATTAGTCTATCTAATGCTAACATTGGCCATGAATTGCCAATCATCGAAGATTTTGACGTATTTCTTCGCGATGAACGTGATAATCTTCATTTACTTGTTtagcaacttttatataaaagtatataagacGAAGGCCcaataa
- the LOC140671142 gene encoding very long chain fatty acid elongase 7-like isoform X2 — protein sequence MEKRPAFQLKTVMIFYNAFQVLFNSWLTYLIFSFIIEYKHLLFPYACNFHSLHDAEAKRAQLELLQGGYWYFFAKVIELLDTVFFVLRKKQYQVTFFHVYHHTIMATFSWCYLKLSPGEQGIIIGFLSSTGHIILYSYYFMAALGFKYKKYLLWNKYMTLIQLLQFALILVYLMLTLAMNCQSSKILTYFFAMNVIIFIYLFSNFYIKVYKTKAQ from the exons atggaaaagaGACCAGCTTTTCAGCTGAAAACcgttatgattttttataacgcGTTTCAAGTGCTCTTCAATAGCTGGTTAACATATTTG atatttagttttattattgaatataaacatTTGCTCTTTCCTTATGCATGCAATTTTCATTCATTACATGATGCAGAAGCCAAACGTGCACAATTAGAG TTATTACAAGGTGGATATTGGTATTTCTTCGCAAAAGTAATCGAACTTCTGGACACg GTATTCTTCGTTCTGAGGAAGAAACAATACCAAGTaactttttttcatgtttatcACCACACCATAATGGCCACTTTCTCATGGTGCTACTTGAAATTATCACCTGGCGAACAAGGTATTATTATAGGTTTCTTAAGTTCCACAGGccacattatattatacagttattattttatggcGGCACTTGGCTTCAAGTACAAAAAATACCTCTTGTGGAACAAATATATGACCTTGATTCAACTG ctACAATTTGCACTAATATTAGTCTATCTAATGCTAACATTGGCCATGAATTGCCAATCATCGAAGATTTTGACGTATTTCTTCGCGATGAACGTGATAATCTTCATTTACTTGTTtagcaacttttatataaaagtatataagacGAAGGCCcaataa